In a single window of the Anas acuta chromosome 24, bAnaAcu1.1, whole genome shotgun sequence genome:
- the USP49 gene encoding ubiquitin carboxyl-terminal hydrolase 49 isoform X1, translating to MDRCKHVGRLRLAQDHSILNPQKWHCMDCQTTESIWACLKCSHVACGRYIEEHALKHFEETRHPLAMEVNDLYVFCYLCEDYVLNDNPEGDLKLLRSSLSAIKSQKHDPSTRSGRTLRSMALGEDMCNHQRTLQGQSQMLTALWHRRQSLLTKALRTWFEKSSRGQQKLQQKKQMEELERKKEAARQRRQEMKRQLLEELANTPPRKSARLLSHVHRENLIPRKFREVATASPTSRQMQSSRFNQFYSIRRKPLMTPGVTGLRNLGNTCYMNSILQVLSHLQKFRECFLTLDLCETEELLAKTVNGKSRMPGKLANGAAANESGKTDKVGSYGTQSLPAGLNGGSSISRSLELIQPKEPSSKHISLCHELHTLFRVMWSGKWALVSPFAMLHSVWSLIPAFRGYDQQDAQEFLCELLDKVQQELESEGTKRRILIPFSQRKLTKQVLKVVNTIFHGQLLSQVTCITCNYKSNTVEPFWDLSLEFPERYHSIEKGIIPVNQTECMLTEMLAKFTETEALEGRIYACDQCNSKRRKSSPKPLVLSEAKKQLMIYRLPQVLRLHLKRFRWSERNHREKIGVHVLFDQVLNMEPYCCRDSLSSLDKETFVYDLSAVVMHHGKGFGSGHYTAYCYNTEGGFWVHCNDSKLNVCSVEEVCKTQAYILFYTQRTVQDKARISEKQLQAQVLSKNSDKDRRLTFP from the exons ATGGATAGATGCAAACATGTTGGGCGGCTACGACTCGCCCAGGACCATTCTATCCTGAACCCGCAGAAGTGGCACTGCATGGACTGCCAGACAACTGAATCTATCTGGGCTTGTCTGAAATGCTCCCATGTAGCCTGTGGGAGGTACATCGAGGAGCATGCACTTAAACACTTTGAAGAAACCCGACATCCATTGGCAATGGAAGTTAATGACCTGTACGTTTTTTGTTACCTTTGTGAAGATTACGTCTTGAATGATAACCCCGAGGGTGATCTGAAACTGCTAAGAAGTTCTCTGTCAGCGATTAAAAGTCAAAAACATGATCCGTCGACGAGAAGTGGCAGGACTTTGCGATCCATGGCTTTGGGAGAGGACATGTGCAACCATCAAAGGACCCTTCAGGGACAGTCTCAGATGCTTACAGCTCTCTGGCACAGGCGCCAGTCCTTGCTTACAAAGGCGCTGCGGACCTGGTTTGAGAAGAGCTCCAGAGGCCAGCAAAAAttacaacagaagaaacaaatggaggagctggagaggaaaaaggaggcaGCGAGGCAGCGGCGGCAGGAGATGAAGAGGCAGCTTCTGGAGGAGCTGGCAAACACTCCTCCAAGGAAGAGTGCGAGGCTGTTGTCCCACGTGCACAGAGAGAACTTGATTCCAAGGAAATTCAGGGAGGTGGCGACCGCTTCCCCTACCTCAAGGcagatgcagagcagcagattCAATCAGTTTTATTCCATCCGGCGTAAGCCCCTGATGACTCCCGGGGTGACGGGTCTAAGGAACCTGGGAAACACGTGTTACATGAATTCGATTCTGCAAGTGCTAAGTCACCTCCAGAAATTTCGAGAATGTTTTTTGACGCTTGATCTCTGTGAAACAGAAGAACTCTTAGCCAAAACTGTGAATGGGAAGTCTAGGATGCCTGGCAAATTGGCAAATGGAGCCGCTGCTAATGAGTCAGGGAAGACTGACAAAGTGGGATCATATGGCACGCAGAGCTTGCCAGCTGGCTTAAATGGTGGCTCCTCGATAAGCAGGAGTTTAGAACTGATACAACCCAAGGAACCAAGTTCAAAGCACATCTCCCTCTGTCACGAATTGCACACCCTCTTCAGAGTGATGTGGTCTGGCAAGTGGGCGCTCGTGTCCCCGTTTGCCATGCTGCACTCTGTGTGGAGCCTGATCCCAGCGTTTCGGGGCTACGATCAGCAGGACGCTCAGGAATTTCTATGCGAGTTGTTGGATAAAgttcagcaggagctggagtcGGAAGGAACGAAGCGCAGGATCCTCATCCCTTTCTCCCAGAGGAAGCTCACCAAGCAGGTCCTGAAGGTGGTGAACACCATTTTTCACGGGCAGTTGCTAAGTCAG GTCACCTGCATAACATGCAACTACAAATCCAACACCGTTGAGCCCTTTTGGGATCTTTCCCTGGAATTTCCTGAGCGCTATCACTCCATTGAGAAGGGGATCATCCCCGTTAACCAGACGGAGTGCATGCTGACCGAAATGTTGGCCAAGTTCACAGAGACTGAAGCTCTGGAAGGGAGGATATATGCATGCGACCAATGCAACA GCAAACGGCGAAAGTCTTCTCCTAAACCTCTTGTTCTGAGTGAAGCTAAAAAGCAGTTAATGATCTACAGACTACCTCAGGTCCTCCGACTGCACCTTAAACGATTCAG GTGGTCTGAACGCAATCACCGTGAGAAGATTGGGGTCCATGTCCTCTTTGACCAGGTACTAAACATGGAACCTTACTGCTGCAGGgactctctctcctctcttgaCAAAGAGACCTTTGTCTATGACCTCTCCGCTGTGGTGATGCATCATGGTAAAGGGTTTGGCTCAGGACACTACACAGCATATTGCTACAACACGGAGGGAG GTTTTTGGGTCCACTGCAATGACTCCAAACTGAATGTATGTAGCGTGGAGGAGGTGTGCAAAACCCAGGCCTACATTCTCTTTTACACTCAAAGAACAGTGCAGGACAAAGCAAGAATCTCAGAAAAACAACTCCAAGCTCAGGTGCTGTCCAAAAATAGTGATAAAGACAGAAGACTGACATTCCCATGA
- the USP49 gene encoding ubiquitin carboxyl-terminal hydrolase 49 isoform X2, protein MDRCKHVGRLRLAQDHSILNPQKWHCMDCQTTESIWACLKCSHVACGRYIEEHALKHFEETRHPLAMEVNDLYVFCYLCEDYVLNDNPEGDLKLLRSSLSAIKSQKHDPSTRSGRTLRSMALGEDMCNHQRTLQGQSQMLTALWHRRQSLLTKALRTWFEKSSRGQQKLQQKKQMEELERKKEAARQRRQEMKRQLLEELANTPPRKSARLLSHVHRENLIPRKFREVATASPTSRQMQSSRFNQFYSIRRKPLMTPGVTGLRNLGNTCYMNSILQVLSHLQKFRECFLTLDLCETEELLAKTVNGKSRMPGKLANGAAANESGKTDKVGSYGTQSLPAGLNGGSSISRSLELIQPKEPSSKHISLCHELHTLFRVMWSGKWALVSPFAMLHSVWSLIPAFRGYDQQDAQEFLCELLDKVQQELESEGTKRRILIPFSQRKLTKQVLKVVNTIFHGQLLSQVTCITCNYKSNTVEPFWDLSLEFPERYHSIEKGIIPVNQTECMLTEMLAKFTETEALEGRIYACDQCNSKRRKSSPKPLVLSEAKKQLMIYRLPQVLRLHLKRFRWSERNHREKIGVHVLFDQVFGSTAMTPN, encoded by the exons ATGGATAGATGCAAACATGTTGGGCGGCTACGACTCGCCCAGGACCATTCTATCCTGAACCCGCAGAAGTGGCACTGCATGGACTGCCAGACAACTGAATCTATCTGGGCTTGTCTGAAATGCTCCCATGTAGCCTGTGGGAGGTACATCGAGGAGCATGCACTTAAACACTTTGAAGAAACCCGACATCCATTGGCAATGGAAGTTAATGACCTGTACGTTTTTTGTTACCTTTGTGAAGATTACGTCTTGAATGATAACCCCGAGGGTGATCTGAAACTGCTAAGAAGTTCTCTGTCAGCGATTAAAAGTCAAAAACATGATCCGTCGACGAGAAGTGGCAGGACTTTGCGATCCATGGCTTTGGGAGAGGACATGTGCAACCATCAAAGGACCCTTCAGGGACAGTCTCAGATGCTTACAGCTCTCTGGCACAGGCGCCAGTCCTTGCTTACAAAGGCGCTGCGGACCTGGTTTGAGAAGAGCTCCAGAGGCCAGCAAAAAttacaacagaagaaacaaatggaggagctggagaggaaaaaggaggcaGCGAGGCAGCGGCGGCAGGAGATGAAGAGGCAGCTTCTGGAGGAGCTGGCAAACACTCCTCCAAGGAAGAGTGCGAGGCTGTTGTCCCACGTGCACAGAGAGAACTTGATTCCAAGGAAATTCAGGGAGGTGGCGACCGCTTCCCCTACCTCAAGGcagatgcagagcagcagattCAATCAGTTTTATTCCATCCGGCGTAAGCCCCTGATGACTCCCGGGGTGACGGGTCTAAGGAACCTGGGAAACACGTGTTACATGAATTCGATTCTGCAAGTGCTAAGTCACCTCCAGAAATTTCGAGAATGTTTTTTGACGCTTGATCTCTGTGAAACAGAAGAACTCTTAGCCAAAACTGTGAATGGGAAGTCTAGGATGCCTGGCAAATTGGCAAATGGAGCCGCTGCTAATGAGTCAGGGAAGACTGACAAAGTGGGATCATATGGCACGCAGAGCTTGCCAGCTGGCTTAAATGGTGGCTCCTCGATAAGCAGGAGTTTAGAACTGATACAACCCAAGGAACCAAGTTCAAAGCACATCTCCCTCTGTCACGAATTGCACACCCTCTTCAGAGTGATGTGGTCTGGCAAGTGGGCGCTCGTGTCCCCGTTTGCCATGCTGCACTCTGTGTGGAGCCTGATCCCAGCGTTTCGGGGCTACGATCAGCAGGACGCTCAGGAATTTCTATGCGAGTTGTTGGATAAAgttcagcaggagctggagtcGGAAGGAACGAAGCGCAGGATCCTCATCCCTTTCTCCCAGAGGAAGCTCACCAAGCAGGTCCTGAAGGTGGTGAACACCATTTTTCACGGGCAGTTGCTAAGTCAG GTCACCTGCATAACATGCAACTACAAATCCAACACCGTTGAGCCCTTTTGGGATCTTTCCCTGGAATTTCCTGAGCGCTATCACTCCATTGAGAAGGGGATCATCCCCGTTAACCAGACGGAGTGCATGCTGACCGAAATGTTGGCCAAGTTCACAGAGACTGAAGCTCTGGAAGGGAGGATATATGCATGCGACCAATGCAACA GCAAACGGCGAAAGTCTTCTCCTAAACCTCTTGTTCTGAGTGAAGCTAAAAAGCAGTTAATGATCTACAGACTACCTCAGGTCCTCCGACTGCACCTTAAACGATTCAG GTGGTCTGAACGCAATCACCGTGAGAAGATTGGGGTCCATGTCCTCTTTGACCAG GTTTTTGGGTCCACTGCAATGACTCCAAACTGA